A stretch of Linepithema humile isolate Giens D197 chromosome 3, Lhum_UNIL_v1.0, whole genome shotgun sequence DNA encodes these proteins:
- the wwk gene encoding anoctamin-10 isoform X3 — translation MPGGEGSPINLLDDHRHHHRASTTSATDECANGDDVRTTAASTANTAGATFTSAMTSALAGEGLRRRKVIHAAKETFDKASRLLRRKIPCTGHLMTPRRLWIQKVPTQECDVVMMFPNGASDETLMWLLGRLRAGTPGLIVHVRHHASSDSYGFYLTAPFSVLLKAAEEVHLPKSLRQEFGGGLKEFVGSEANCFEGSDDEVRFFTTQERQSLVLHLLHTMRAGPHDLHSLPGFKMVEGQAIIPKCISSGIISQVFPLHELPALEKLQRTWVRAFLSPQPLDDICKYFGVKITMYFAWLGHYTTALIVPAAVGVIYWVGIIGRNQAMEDVAYVLFSVFNVIWATTYLETWKRRGAELAYRWGTLDQRDDLLVEPRPLFTGTLEISPVTGRLEPTYPRWRRNMFRYLVSVPIIAICLLFVFIVMILSFQIQDWWDARLESGGYGFWLSYVPKVLLAVVIALMDEAYFKVAVWLNDLENYRLDTEYENHLIYKVALFQFVNSFLSLFYIAFYLQDQERLKEQLAALLIARQVIGNLKESAIPYLIEQLRLARLSFELFGALSPSEARAPPGEKGEEAGEEGGAKDGEEKEERPDGGKSKQPRNVSQAELESSLYRVGHPTNSLLSDVTFKYDGAFSEHLEMLSQLGYVCLFSSAFPLAAMAALLGNLLELRGDAFKLCFVLQRPFGRRVSNIGTWQNAMEAMGLVAILVNCALIGLSGQVQRMFPEMSATQTILLIVALEHIMFAIRFVIICAIPDIPHWVATEMAKVEFLRREAVRRLSSTPSPEQQPTTIIADGESEEQHLLSDRTGYATTSSQADTPTLGSATHTPSGPTTPVPRIAETPPTAETPGGSGGSSSETSTPFLPENNSNVTRDIRNSPRCSIPGGERVGRRSRDWLPNEPETSGGDQFSHHLTIGPHGGVDWVRRLGLEPGGRKSSDSEIHSGAGAASVREEELTLHRSTDCIVSKELASSSDSDLLRSAPPWAMAHRSQKFRFSPEKEKEREKVEKVEKVEKVEKQQHQSHHQRQTTHEHRERQSYQPAEKEKDVNPPDSSKTASSQDETPAEDKTKEEREAKKTRVKQSLMKRARSVAIFSLKLKERRAREAELKAKEAEREARWQQPQSCVGGELSCIPIEKLISVDDIAAMEMRRMNH, via the exons ATGCCAGGCGGCGAGGGGTCCCCGATCAATCTCCTCGACGATCACCGCCACCACCATCGCGCGTCGACCACGTCCGCGACGGACGAGTGCGCGAACGGCGACGATGTCAGGACGACAGCGGCGTCAACGGCGAACACCGCTGGTGCGACCTTCACCAGCGCGATGACGAGCGCCCTAGCGGGCGAGGGTCTCCGGCGCAGAAAGGTCATACATGCGGCCAAGGAGACCTTCGACAAAG CATCCCGTCTTCTGAGACGAAAAATACCATGTACGGGCCATCTAATGACCCCCCGCCGCCTATGGATACAAAAGGTTCCTACACAG GAATGCGATGTTGTGATGATGTTCCCCAACGGAGCAAGCGACGAGACCTTGATGTGGCTTCTAGGACGACTTCGGGCTGGAACCCCGGGGCTAATAGTTCACGTGCGACATCACGCCTCGTCGGATAGTTACGGGTTTTACCTCACGGCACCATTCAGCGT TCTGCTCAAGGCCGCCGAAGAGGTGCATCTACCCAAGTCTCTGCGACAGGAGTTCGGCGGCGGACTGAAGGAGTTCGTCGGCTCGGAGGCCAACTGCTTCGAGGGCAGCGACGACGAAGTCCGGTTCTTCACTACTCAGGAAAGGCAATCGTTGGTGCTGCACCTACTTCACACGATGAGGGCGGGTCCGCACGATCTTCACAGTCTGCCTGGTTTCAAGATGGTGGAGGGCCAAGCGATTATTCCAAAGTGCATCTCGTCCGGTATTATTTCTCAG GTCTTCCCTCTTCATGAATTACCCGCGTTAGAAAAACTGCAACGAACCTGGGTCCGCGCGTTCCTCAGCCCCCAGCCCTTGGACGACATTTGTAAATACTTCGGGGTGAAAATCACCATGTACTTCGCCTGGCTCGGCCACTACACCACCGCTTTGATCGTTCCTGCAGCAGTGGGTGTCATATACTGG GTCGGCATCATCGGCAGGAACCAAGCGATGGAGGACGTGGCGTACGTTCTGTTTTCGGTGTTCAACGTGATATGGGCTACTACGTACTTGGAAACGTGGAAACGGCGGGGCGCGGAATTGGCGTACAGGTGGGGCACTTTGGATCAGAGGGACGATTTATTGGTCGAGCCTAGACCTCTGTTTACA GGAACCCTGGAGATCTCACCGGTGACGGGTAGACTAGAGCCAACGTATCCCAGGTGGCGAAGGAACATGTTTCGATACCTCGTGAGCGTGCCTATCATCGCAATCTGTTTACTCTTCGTCTTCATCGTTATGATTCTGAGCTTTCAGATACAG GACTGGTGGGACGCGCGTCTTGAATCCGGAGGCTACGGATTTTGGCTCAGTTACGTGCCAAAGGTGTTGCTCGCGGTGGTCATCGCGTTGATGGATGAGGCGTACTTCAAAGTCGCGGTGTGGTTAAACGATTTGG AAAACTATCGACTAGACACCGAGTACGAGAATCATCTGATCTACAAAGTGGCACTG TTTCAGTTTGTAAACTCCTTCCTATCACTGTTCTACATTGCCTTCTATCTACAAGATCAGGAGAGACTCAAGGAG CAATTGGCGGCTCTACTCATAGCACGCCAGGTGATCGGCAATCTGAAGGAATCCGCGATACCGTACTTGATCGAGCAGCTGCGACTGGCACGGCTGAGCTTCGAGCTGTTCGGCGCTTTGAGCCCCAGCGAGGCGAGGGCACCCCCCGGCGAGAAGGGTGAGGAGGCGGGGGAGGAGGGCGGCGCGAAGGACGGCGAGGAAAAGGAAGAGCGGCCCGACGGCGGCAAATCGAAGCAGCCGCGAAACGTCAGCCAGGCAGAACTGGAGAGTTCCCTCTACAGAGTAGGGCATCCCACTAATTCTCTACTTAGTGACGTTACGTTCAAG TATGATGGGGCGTTTTCGGAGCATTTGGAAATGCTATCGCAACTGGGATATGTCTGTCTCTTCTCTTCCGCATTTCCGCTCGCCGCGATGGCCGCGTTACTTGGAAATTTGCTCGAATTACGCGGCGACGCGTTCAAACTGTGTTTCGTGCTTCAACGACCCTTCGGACGCAGGGTTTCAAATATCGGCACATGGCAA AACGCGATGGAGGCGATGGGCCTGGTCGCTATTTTAGTGAATTGCGCCTTAATCGGACTAAGCGGGCAAGTGCAGCGGATGTTCCCCGAGATGTCGGCGACGCAAACGATCCTGCTGATCGTTGCGCTGGAGCACATCATGTTCGCTATTCGATTCGTGATCATTTGCGCGATTCCCGATATACCTCATTGGGTCGCCACCGAGATGGCTAAGGTGGAGTTCTTGAGGCGCGAGGCGGTCCGAAGATTGTCCTCGACCCCGTCACCGGAACAACAACCAACAACAATAATAG CAGACGGAGAGAGCGAAGAGCAGCATTTGCTTTCGGACCGCACCGGTTACGCGACGACGTCGAGTCAAGCGGACACCCCGACTCTGGGCTCGGCCACCCACACGCCGAGCGGGCCGACAACGCCGGTGCCGAGGATCGCGGAGACGCCACCCACGGCCGAGACTcccggcggcagcggcggaaGCAGCAGCGAGACCAGCACTCCATTCCTACCCGAGAATAATTCTAACGTCACCCGCGACATTCGCAACTCGCCGAGGTGTTCCATACCCGGAGGCGAGCGAG TAGGAAGACGCTCGAGGGATTGGTTGCCCAACGAGCCGGAAACATCCGGTGGCGATCAATTCAGCCATCATCTAACGATCGGACCACACGGCGGCGTTGACTGGGTGCGTCGATTAGGCCTAGAGCCGGGCGGACGGAAATCCAGCGATTCTGAAATTCATAGTGGCGCGGGCGCCGCGAGCGTGCGGGAGGAGGAATTGACTTTGCACAGGTCGACCGACTGCATCGTCTCCAAAGAGCTCGCCTCTTCCTCGGACAGCGATCTCCTCAG ATCAGCACCGCCGTGGGCGATGGCTCACAGGAGCCAGAAGTTCCGCTTCTCGCCGGAAAAGGAGAAGGAGCGCGAGAAGGTGGAGAAGGTGGAGAAGGTGGAGAAAGTGGAGAAACAGCAGCACCAGTCTCACCATCAGCGACAGACGACTCACGAGCATCGCGAGCGACAGTCCTATCAGCCCGCCGAGAAGGAGAAGGACGTGAATCCGCCGGATTCCAGCAAGACGGCCTCCAGTCAGGACGAGACGCCCGCGGAGGACAAGACGAAGGAGGAGCGTGAGGCGAAGAAGACGCGCGTGAAGCAGAGCCTGATGAAGCGGGCGCGCTCGGTGGCGATCTTCTCGCTGAAGCTGAAGGAACGTCGCGCCCGGGAGGCCGAGCTCAAGGCCAAGGAGGCGGAGAGGGAGGCCAGGTGGCAGCAACCGCAGTCGTGCGTCGGCGGCGAGCTCTCGTGCATCCCCATAGAAAAGCTTATCTCCGTGGACGACATTGCGGCCATGGAAATGCGCCGAATGAATCATTAG
- the wwk gene encoding anoctamin-10 isoform X2, which yields MPGGEGSPINLLDDHRHHHRASTTSATDECANGDDVRTTAASTANTAGATFTSAMTSALAGEGLRRRKVIHAAKETFDKASRLLRRKIPCTGHLMTPRRLWIQKVPTQECDVVMMFPNGASDETLMWLLGRLRAGTPGLIVHVRHHASSDSYGFYLTAPFSVLLKAAEEVHLPKSLRQEFGGGLKEFVGSEANCFEGSDDEVRFFTTQERQSLVLHLLHTMRAGPHDLHSLPGFKMVEGQAIIPKCISSGIISQVFPLHELPALEKLQRTWVRAFLSPQPLDDICKYFGVKITMYFAWLGHYTTALIVPAAVGVIYWVGIIGRNQAMEDVAYVLFSVFNVIWATTYLETWKRRGAELAYRWGTLDQRDDLLVEPRPLFTGTLEISPVTGRLEPTYPRWRRNMFRYLVSVPIIAICLLFVFIVMILSFQIQDWWDARLESGGYGFWLSYVPKVLLAVVIALMDEAYFKVAVWLNDLENYRLDTEYENHLIYKVALFQFVNSFLSLFYIAFYLQDQERLKEQLAALLIARQVIGNLKESAIPYLIEQLRLARLSFELFGALSPSEARAPPGEKGEEAGEEGGAKDGEEKEERPDGGKSKQPRNVSQAELESSLYRVGHPTNSLLSDVTFKYDGAFSEHLEMLSQLGYVCLFSSAFPLAAMAALLGNLLELRGDAFKLCFVLQRPFGRRVSNIGTWQNAMEAMGLVAILVNCALIGLSGQVQRMFPEMSATQTILLIVALEHIMFAIRFVIICAIPDIPHWVATEMAKVEFLRREAVRRLSSTPSPEQQPTTIIGRFVVSPADGESEEQHLLSDRTGYATTSSQADTPTLGSATHTPSGPTTPVPRIAETPPTAETPGGSGGSSSETSTPFLPENNSNVTRDIRNSPRCSIPGGERGRRSRDWLPNEPETSGGDQFSHHLTIGPHGGVDWVRRLGLEPGGRKSSDSEIHSGAGAASVREEELTLHRSTDCIVSKELASSSDSDLLRSAPPWAMAHRSQKFRFSPEKEKEREKVEKVEKVEKVEKQQHQSHHQRQTTHEHRERQSYQPAEKEKDVNPPDSSKTASSQDETPAEDKTKEEREAKKTRVKQSLMKRARSVAIFSLKLKERRAREAELKAKEAEREARWQQPQSCVGGELSCIPIEKLISVDDIAAMEMRRMNH from the exons ATGCCAGGCGGCGAGGGGTCCCCGATCAATCTCCTCGACGATCACCGCCACCACCATCGCGCGTCGACCACGTCCGCGACGGACGAGTGCGCGAACGGCGACGATGTCAGGACGACAGCGGCGTCAACGGCGAACACCGCTGGTGCGACCTTCACCAGCGCGATGACGAGCGCCCTAGCGGGCGAGGGTCTCCGGCGCAGAAAGGTCATACATGCGGCCAAGGAGACCTTCGACAAAG CATCCCGTCTTCTGAGACGAAAAATACCATGTACGGGCCATCTAATGACCCCCCGCCGCCTATGGATACAAAAGGTTCCTACACAG GAATGCGATGTTGTGATGATGTTCCCCAACGGAGCAAGCGACGAGACCTTGATGTGGCTTCTAGGACGACTTCGGGCTGGAACCCCGGGGCTAATAGTTCACGTGCGACATCACGCCTCGTCGGATAGTTACGGGTTTTACCTCACGGCACCATTCAGCGT TCTGCTCAAGGCCGCCGAAGAGGTGCATCTACCCAAGTCTCTGCGACAGGAGTTCGGCGGCGGACTGAAGGAGTTCGTCGGCTCGGAGGCCAACTGCTTCGAGGGCAGCGACGACGAAGTCCGGTTCTTCACTACTCAGGAAAGGCAATCGTTGGTGCTGCACCTACTTCACACGATGAGGGCGGGTCCGCACGATCTTCACAGTCTGCCTGGTTTCAAGATGGTGGAGGGCCAAGCGATTATTCCAAAGTGCATCTCGTCCGGTATTATTTCTCAG GTCTTCCCTCTTCATGAATTACCCGCGTTAGAAAAACTGCAACGAACCTGGGTCCGCGCGTTCCTCAGCCCCCAGCCCTTGGACGACATTTGTAAATACTTCGGGGTGAAAATCACCATGTACTTCGCCTGGCTCGGCCACTACACCACCGCTTTGATCGTTCCTGCAGCAGTGGGTGTCATATACTGG GTCGGCATCATCGGCAGGAACCAAGCGATGGAGGACGTGGCGTACGTTCTGTTTTCGGTGTTCAACGTGATATGGGCTACTACGTACTTGGAAACGTGGAAACGGCGGGGCGCGGAATTGGCGTACAGGTGGGGCACTTTGGATCAGAGGGACGATTTATTGGTCGAGCCTAGACCTCTGTTTACA GGAACCCTGGAGATCTCACCGGTGACGGGTAGACTAGAGCCAACGTATCCCAGGTGGCGAAGGAACATGTTTCGATACCTCGTGAGCGTGCCTATCATCGCAATCTGTTTACTCTTCGTCTTCATCGTTATGATTCTGAGCTTTCAGATACAG GACTGGTGGGACGCGCGTCTTGAATCCGGAGGCTACGGATTTTGGCTCAGTTACGTGCCAAAGGTGTTGCTCGCGGTGGTCATCGCGTTGATGGATGAGGCGTACTTCAAAGTCGCGGTGTGGTTAAACGATTTGG AAAACTATCGACTAGACACCGAGTACGAGAATCATCTGATCTACAAAGTGGCACTG TTTCAGTTTGTAAACTCCTTCCTATCACTGTTCTACATTGCCTTCTATCTACAAGATCAGGAGAGACTCAAGGAG CAATTGGCGGCTCTACTCATAGCACGCCAGGTGATCGGCAATCTGAAGGAATCCGCGATACCGTACTTGATCGAGCAGCTGCGACTGGCACGGCTGAGCTTCGAGCTGTTCGGCGCTTTGAGCCCCAGCGAGGCGAGGGCACCCCCCGGCGAGAAGGGTGAGGAGGCGGGGGAGGAGGGCGGCGCGAAGGACGGCGAGGAAAAGGAAGAGCGGCCCGACGGCGGCAAATCGAAGCAGCCGCGAAACGTCAGCCAGGCAGAACTGGAGAGTTCCCTCTACAGAGTAGGGCATCCCACTAATTCTCTACTTAGTGACGTTACGTTCAAG TATGATGGGGCGTTTTCGGAGCATTTGGAAATGCTATCGCAACTGGGATATGTCTGTCTCTTCTCTTCCGCATTTCCGCTCGCCGCGATGGCCGCGTTACTTGGAAATTTGCTCGAATTACGCGGCGACGCGTTCAAACTGTGTTTCGTGCTTCAACGACCCTTCGGACGCAGGGTTTCAAATATCGGCACATGGCAA AACGCGATGGAGGCGATGGGCCTGGTCGCTATTTTAGTGAATTGCGCCTTAATCGGACTAAGCGGGCAAGTGCAGCGGATGTTCCCCGAGATGTCGGCGACGCAAACGATCCTGCTGATCGTTGCGCTGGAGCACATCATGTTCGCTATTCGATTCGTGATCATTTGCGCGATTCCCGATATACCTCATTGGGTCGCCACCGAGATGGCTAAGGTGGAGTTCTTGAGGCGCGAGGCGGTCCGAAGATTGTCCTCGACCCCGTCACCGGAACAACAACCAACAACAATAATAG GGAGATTCGTGGTGAGTCCAGCAGACGGAGAGAGCGAAGAGCAGCATTTGCTTTCGGACCGCACCGGTTACGCGACGACGTCGAGTCAAGCGGACACCCCGACTCTGGGCTCGGCCACCCACACGCCGAGCGGGCCGACAACGCCGGTGCCGAGGATCGCGGAGACGCCACCCACGGCCGAGACTcccggcggcagcggcggaaGCAGCAGCGAGACCAGCACTCCATTCCTACCCGAGAATAATTCTAACGTCACCCGCGACATTCGCAACTCGCCGAGGTGTTCCATACCCGGAGGCGAGCGAG GAAGACGCTCGAGGGATTGGTTGCCCAACGAGCCGGAAACATCCGGTGGCGATCAATTCAGCCATCATCTAACGATCGGACCACACGGCGGCGTTGACTGGGTGCGTCGATTAGGCCTAGAGCCGGGCGGACGGAAATCCAGCGATTCTGAAATTCATAGTGGCGCGGGCGCCGCGAGCGTGCGGGAGGAGGAATTGACTTTGCACAGGTCGACCGACTGCATCGTCTCCAAAGAGCTCGCCTCTTCCTCGGACAGCGATCTCCTCAG ATCAGCACCGCCGTGGGCGATGGCTCACAGGAGCCAGAAGTTCCGCTTCTCGCCGGAAAAGGAGAAGGAGCGCGAGAAGGTGGAGAAGGTGGAGAAGGTGGAGAAAGTGGAGAAACAGCAGCACCAGTCTCACCATCAGCGACAGACGACTCACGAGCATCGCGAGCGACAGTCCTATCAGCCCGCCGAGAAGGAGAAGGACGTGAATCCGCCGGATTCCAGCAAGACGGCCTCCAGTCAGGACGAGACGCCCGCGGAGGACAAGACGAAGGAGGAGCGTGAGGCGAAGAAGACGCGCGTGAAGCAGAGCCTGATGAAGCGGGCGCGCTCGGTGGCGATCTTCTCGCTGAAGCTGAAGGAACGTCGCGCCCGGGAGGCCGAGCTCAAGGCCAAGGAGGCGGAGAGGGAGGCCAGGTGGCAGCAACCGCAGTCGTGCGTCGGCGGCGAGCTCTCGTGCATCCCCATAGAAAAGCTTATCTCCGTGGACGACATTGCGGCCATGGAAATGCGCCGAATGAATCATTAG
- the wwk gene encoding anoctamin-10 isoform X4, producing MPGGEGSPINLLDDHRHHHRASTTSATDECANGDDVRTTAASTANTAGATFTSAMTSALAGEGLRRRKVIHAAKETFDKASRLLRRKIPCTGHLMTPRRLWIQKVPTQECDVVMMFPNGASDETLMWLLGRLRAGTPGLIVHVRHHASSDSYGFYLTAPFSVLLKAAEEVHLPKSLRQEFGGGLKEFVGSEANCFEGSDDEVRFFTTQERQSLVLHLLHTMRAGPHDLHSLPGFKMVEGQAIIPKCISSGIISQVFPLHELPALEKLQRTWVRAFLSPQPLDDICKYFGVKITMYFAWLGHYTTALIVPAAVGVIYWVGIIGRNQAMEDVAYVLFSVFNVIWATTYLETWKRRGAELAYRWGTLDQRDDLLVEPRPLFTGTLEISPVTGRLEPTYPRWRRNMFRYLVSVPIIAICLLFVFIVMILSFQIQDWWDARLESGGYGFWLSYVPKVLLAVVIALMDEAYFKVAVWLNDLENYRLDTEYENHLIYKVALFQFVNSFLSLFYIAFYLQDQERLKEQLAALLIARQVIGNLKESAIPYLIEQLRLARLSFELFGALSPSEARAPPGEKGEEAGEEGGAKDGEEKEERPDGGKSKQPRNVSQAELESSLYRYDGAFSEHLEMLSQLGYVCLFSSAFPLAAMAALLGNLLELRGDAFKLCFVLQRPFGRRVSNIGTWQNAMEAMGLVAILVNCALIGLSGQVQRMFPEMSATQTILLIVALEHIMFAIRFVIICAIPDIPHWVATEMAKVEFLRREAVRRLSSTPSPEQQPTTIIGRFVVSPADGESEEQHLLSDRTGYATTSSQADTPTLGSATHTPSGPTTPVPRIAETPPTAETPGGSGGSSSETSTPFLPENNSNVTRDIRNSPRCSIPGGERVGRRSRDWLPNEPETSGGDQFSHHLTIGPHGGVDWVRRLGLEPGGRKSSDSEIHSGAGAASVREEELTLHRSTDCIVSKELASSSDSDLLRSAPPWAMAHRSQKFRFSPEKEKEREKVEKVEKVEKVEKQQHQSHHQRQTTHEHRERQSYQPAEKEKDVNPPDSSKTASSQDETPAEDKTKEEREAKKTRVKQSLMKRARSVAIFSLKLKERRAREAELKAKEAEREARWQQPQSCVGGELSCIPIEKLISVDDIAAMEMRRMNH from the exons ATGCCAGGCGGCGAGGGGTCCCCGATCAATCTCCTCGACGATCACCGCCACCACCATCGCGCGTCGACCACGTCCGCGACGGACGAGTGCGCGAACGGCGACGATGTCAGGACGACAGCGGCGTCAACGGCGAACACCGCTGGTGCGACCTTCACCAGCGCGATGACGAGCGCCCTAGCGGGCGAGGGTCTCCGGCGCAGAAAGGTCATACATGCGGCCAAGGAGACCTTCGACAAAG CATCCCGTCTTCTGAGACGAAAAATACCATGTACGGGCCATCTAATGACCCCCCGCCGCCTATGGATACAAAAGGTTCCTACACAG GAATGCGATGTTGTGATGATGTTCCCCAACGGAGCAAGCGACGAGACCTTGATGTGGCTTCTAGGACGACTTCGGGCTGGAACCCCGGGGCTAATAGTTCACGTGCGACATCACGCCTCGTCGGATAGTTACGGGTTTTACCTCACGGCACCATTCAGCGT TCTGCTCAAGGCCGCCGAAGAGGTGCATCTACCCAAGTCTCTGCGACAGGAGTTCGGCGGCGGACTGAAGGAGTTCGTCGGCTCGGAGGCCAACTGCTTCGAGGGCAGCGACGACGAAGTCCGGTTCTTCACTACTCAGGAAAGGCAATCGTTGGTGCTGCACCTACTTCACACGATGAGGGCGGGTCCGCACGATCTTCACAGTCTGCCTGGTTTCAAGATGGTGGAGGGCCAAGCGATTATTCCAAAGTGCATCTCGTCCGGTATTATTTCTCAG GTCTTCCCTCTTCATGAATTACCCGCGTTAGAAAAACTGCAACGAACCTGGGTCCGCGCGTTCCTCAGCCCCCAGCCCTTGGACGACATTTGTAAATACTTCGGGGTGAAAATCACCATGTACTTCGCCTGGCTCGGCCACTACACCACCGCTTTGATCGTTCCTGCAGCAGTGGGTGTCATATACTGG GTCGGCATCATCGGCAGGAACCAAGCGATGGAGGACGTGGCGTACGTTCTGTTTTCGGTGTTCAACGTGATATGGGCTACTACGTACTTGGAAACGTGGAAACGGCGGGGCGCGGAATTGGCGTACAGGTGGGGCACTTTGGATCAGAGGGACGATTTATTGGTCGAGCCTAGACCTCTGTTTACA GGAACCCTGGAGATCTCACCGGTGACGGGTAGACTAGAGCCAACGTATCCCAGGTGGCGAAGGAACATGTTTCGATACCTCGTGAGCGTGCCTATCATCGCAATCTGTTTACTCTTCGTCTTCATCGTTATGATTCTGAGCTTTCAGATACAG GACTGGTGGGACGCGCGTCTTGAATCCGGAGGCTACGGATTTTGGCTCAGTTACGTGCCAAAGGTGTTGCTCGCGGTGGTCATCGCGTTGATGGATGAGGCGTACTTCAAAGTCGCGGTGTGGTTAAACGATTTGG AAAACTATCGACTAGACACCGAGTACGAGAATCATCTGATCTACAAAGTGGCACTG TTTCAGTTTGTAAACTCCTTCCTATCACTGTTCTACATTGCCTTCTATCTACAAGATCAGGAGAGACTCAAGGAG CAATTGGCGGCTCTACTCATAGCACGCCAGGTGATCGGCAATCTGAAGGAATCCGCGATACCGTACTTGATCGAGCAGCTGCGACTGGCACGGCTGAGCTTCGAGCTGTTCGGCGCTTTGAGCCCCAGCGAGGCGAGGGCACCCCCCGGCGAGAAGGGTGAGGAGGCGGGGGAGGAGGGCGGCGCGAAGGACGGCGAGGAAAAGGAAGAGCGGCCCGACGGCGGCAAATCGAAGCAGCCGCGAAACGTCAGCCAGGCAGAACTGGAGAGTTCCCTCTACAGA TATGATGGGGCGTTTTCGGAGCATTTGGAAATGCTATCGCAACTGGGATATGTCTGTCTCTTCTCTTCCGCATTTCCGCTCGCCGCGATGGCCGCGTTACTTGGAAATTTGCTCGAATTACGCGGCGACGCGTTCAAACTGTGTTTCGTGCTTCAACGACCCTTCGGACGCAGGGTTTCAAATATCGGCACATGGCAA AACGCGATGGAGGCGATGGGCCTGGTCGCTATTTTAGTGAATTGCGCCTTAATCGGACTAAGCGGGCAAGTGCAGCGGATGTTCCCCGAGATGTCGGCGACGCAAACGATCCTGCTGATCGTTGCGCTGGAGCACATCATGTTCGCTATTCGATTCGTGATCATTTGCGCGATTCCCGATATACCTCATTGGGTCGCCACCGAGATGGCTAAGGTGGAGTTCTTGAGGCGCGAGGCGGTCCGAAGATTGTCCTCGACCCCGTCACCGGAACAACAACCAACAACAATAATAG GGAGATTCGTGGTGAGTCCAGCAGACGGAGAGAGCGAAGAGCAGCATTTGCTTTCGGACCGCACCGGTTACGCGACGACGTCGAGTCAAGCGGACACCCCGACTCTGGGCTCGGCCACCCACACGCCGAGCGGGCCGACAACGCCGGTGCCGAGGATCGCGGAGACGCCACCCACGGCCGAGACTcccggcggcagcggcggaaGCAGCAGCGAGACCAGCACTCCATTCCTACCCGAGAATAATTCTAACGTCACCCGCGACATTCGCAACTCGCCGAGGTGTTCCATACCCGGAGGCGAGCGAG TAGGAAGACGCTCGAGGGATTGGTTGCCCAACGAGCCGGAAACATCCGGTGGCGATCAATTCAGCCATCATCTAACGATCGGACCACACGGCGGCGTTGACTGGGTGCGTCGATTAGGCCTAGAGCCGGGCGGACGGAAATCCAGCGATTCTGAAATTCATAGTGGCGCGGGCGCCGCGAGCGTGCGGGAGGAGGAATTGACTTTGCACAGGTCGACCGACTGCATCGTCTCCAAAGAGCTCGCCTCTTCCTCGGACAGCGATCTCCTCAG ATCAGCACCGCCGTGGGCGATGGCTCACAGGAGCCAGAAGTTCCGCTTCTCGCCGGAAAAGGAGAAGGAGCGCGAGAAGGTGGAGAAGGTGGAGAAGGTGGAGAAAGTGGAGAAACAGCAGCACCAGTCTCACCATCAGCGACAGACGACTCACGAGCATCGCGAGCGACAGTCCTATCAGCCCGCCGAGAAGGAGAAGGACGTGAATCCGCCGGATTCCAGCAAGACGGCCTCCAGTCAGGACGAGACGCCCGCGGAGGACAAGACGAAGGAGGAGCGTGAGGCGAAGAAGACGCGCGTGAAGCAGAGCCTGATGAAGCGGGCGCGCTCGGTGGCGATCTTCTCGCTGAAGCTGAAGGAACGTCGCGCCCGGGAGGCCGAGCTCAAGGCCAAGGAGGCGGAGAGGGAGGCCAGGTGGCAGCAACCGCAGTCGTGCGTCGGCGGCGAGCTCTCGTGCATCCCCATAGAAAAGCTTATCTCCGTGGACGACATTGCGGCCATGGAAATGCGCCGAATGAATCATTAG